A stretch of Triticum aestivum cultivar Chinese Spring chromosome 1D, IWGSC CS RefSeq v2.1, whole genome shotgun sequence DNA encodes these proteins:
- the LOC123181842 gene encoding uncharacterized protein, whose product MVRSKEVPKRPKDPLMTPPSKPRGFRDDDGGGFGGSLPRNRGGAAMSPAPASVPNYMRATSSSGAKAGPGRRAGAVPSSASPTTRRGPARAVTMGRVLFPTPEVPGMVRATPTCSSTMKEAKFPGALDLAPGATDAQGPAAMRVCPYNYCSLNGHTHSPAVPLRSFLASRRRLIKTQQNMKHKGVSAFRKGSGHQRPEDKNGGPVVRAAVAKAAPLVDEEALGDFFVEVYAGPRVSSDMSCSDMSLDEMDAAVRRMEFVVFDRCGVGEDDEKGGDPAVRGDSRGRPEEDRLGFCRDSSSECSDDGASGLISGNLVEELPWMRYECDSLDDDVSEEHVQEAGVSEGQQGNDEEGRSRGSGDNHEEEADEEQKPEESEIISDLPRETGIIAEEAGVDCRSPLCEDISNTMDKQEASTVQETQHEDDEEHVSNVAHKMEVAAAQSCIVCAAEVCNEQEEEDQNSILGKVIQGGASDGQGTSEEKLSNGVDEPEIPEHELDILGKVVQEGISDGQGTSEEQLSNGVCEPEIPENEVAERVENVPEESRVDESSADQEAKDGLTNVESTGNLEVTEKQDLPGGESEMEISETVPSVACDEDFVEEEVTSRAVSEGEISDCTAVASPDVEMSTKPTEGGFEQDVNTVEDAFEQYDGAVNNLVDQCIPAEDTVDVTEDAQKEIETTSCNLEDASEESGTAQESSQEVDFLCVDAAAQMEPEPEVTNCKLEDSSKESGNAQEQDVKPVCVDAAAQTEPEPEVTNCKLEDSSEESGIAQESSQDVKPVCVDAAAQMEPETTTCNLEDAQMELETTVCNLEDASAEAGITGETVHDDNLVYVGEVAQVQSGVDTSELVDASEESGGIAHEVGEDDNSPYVSDDAQSDSGIATWELGEESATVQEADQDQNCTDVNGGYTNESTLTACELAEASEAYDITQEAIQDDNISDVNDGAQKESGIIACESEHACEESHIIQEGGEDVNTACEEPDIIQEGGEDDKTAGVCAGALKEPEIIASESADACEEVCHTEEANLLTVIQIPEHNSDFSATDGHGEPQNRPAEDNVAKEFSIDDMCNVFSGMNLKGDVYVDPSESDICPRNRMIIARRRRTPEEDEYMRGFNPRAPNFLPLESDPDAEKVDLKHQTAEDRKNAEEWMIDYALRRAVNNLGPARKKKVELLVQAFETVLPQDEKKSISPTRPAQACN is encoded by the coding sequence ATGGTGAGGAGCAAAGAGGTGCCCAAGAGGCCCAAGGACCCGCTCATGACCCCTCCGTCCAAGCCCAGGGGCTTCagggacgacgacggcggcggcttcggcggcaGCCTGCCCAGGAACCGCGGCGGCGCGGCTATGTCCCCGGCGCCGGCCTCCGTGCCCAACTACATGCGGGCCACCAGCAGCTCCGGCGCCaaggccgggcccgggcggcgcgcgggggcggtGCCCTCGTCGGCGTCGCCCACGACCAGGCGGGGGCCGGCGCGGGCGGTCACGATGGGGAGGGTGCTGTTCCCGACGCCGGAGGTGCCCGGCATGGTCCGCGCCACGCCCACGTGCTCCTCCACCATGAAGGAGGCCAAGTTCCCCGGCGCGCTCGACCTGGCGCCCGGGGCCACCGACGCCCAGGGCCCCGCGGCGATGCGCGTGTGCCCGTACAACTACTGCTCCCTCAACGGCCACACCCACTCGCCGGCGGTGCCGCTCCGGAGCTTCCTCGCGTCGCGCCGCCGGCTCATCAAGACGCAGCAGAACATGAAGCACAAGGGCGTCTCGGCGTTCCGCAAGGGATCCGGCCACCAGAGGCCGGAGGACAAGAACGGCGGCCCCGTCGTCCGCGCCGCCGTCGCCAAGGCCGCGCCTCTGGTCGACGAGGAGGCGCTCGGCGACTTCTTCGTGGAGGTGTACGCCGGCCCGAGGGTGAGCTCCGACATGAGCTGCAGCGACATGTCCCTGGACGAGATGGACGCCGCGGTCAGGAGGATGGAGTTCGTCGTCTTCGACCGGTGCGGCGTGGGCGAGGACGACGAGAAGGGCGGCGATCCTGCCGTTCGCGGTGACAGCCGCGGGAGGCCGGAGGAGGACAGGCTCGGTTTCTGCAGGGACAGCTCGTCGGAGTGCAGCGATGACGGTGCCTCCGGTCTCATCTCCGGCAACCTCGTGGAGGAGCTGCCCTGGATGAGGTACGAGTGCGATAGCCTGGACGATGATGTTTCAGAAGAGCATGTTCAGGAAGCAGGGGTTTCAGAGGGGCAACAAGGTAACGATGAAGAAGGCAGATCCCGCGGATCGGGCGATAATCACGAAGAGGAGGCGGATGAAGAACAGAAACCGGAAGAATCGGAGATCATCTCCGATCTGCCCCGTGAAACGGGGATCATCGCGGAGGAAGCGGGTGTCGATTGCAGATCTCCACTCTGCGAAGACATCTCAAACACAATGGATAAACAGGAGGCTTCCACAGTGCAAGAGACGCAGCATGAAGACGATGAGGAGCATGTCTCGAATGTTGCCCACAAAATGGAGGTCGCCGCGGCGCAATCATGTATTGTTTGTGCAGCGGAGGTCTGCAATGAGCAGGAAGAAGAAGATCAAAACAGCATCCTGGGCAAAGTGATCCAAGGGGGTGCTTCTGATGGACAGGGCACGTCAGAAGAGAAGCTCTCCAATGGTGTCGATGAGCCGGAGATTCCTGAGCATGAACTAGACATCCTGGGCAAAGTGGTCCAAGAGGGTATTTCTGATGGACAGGGCACATCAGAGGAGCAGCTCTCCAATGGTGTCTGTGAACCGGAGATTCCTGAGAATGAAGTAGCAGAAAGAGTGGAAAATGTCCCTGAAGAGAGCCGGGTGGATGAGAGTTCAGCAGATCAAGAGGCAAAGGATGGTCTGACCAACGTGGAATCTACCGGCAACTTGGAAGTTACAGAGAAGCAGGACTTGCCGGGTGGTGAATCTGAAATGGAGATTTCTGAGACTGTTCCCAGTGTTGCATGTGACGAGGATTTCGTTGAGGAAGAAGTAACCTCCAGAGCTGTTTCAGAAGGTGAGATTTCTGACTGCACTGCTGTTGCTTCTCCAGATGTTGAAATGTCTACAAAGCCAACAGAGGGTGGCTTTGAACAAGATGTGAACACGGTGGAAGACGCTTTTGAACAGTATGATGGTGCCGTGAACAATTTGGTTGATCAATGTATCCCTGCAGAAGACACAGTGGATGTCACAGAAGATGCCCAGAAGGAAATTGAGACTACCTCATGCAATTTGGAAGATGCTTCTGAAGAATCTGGTACTGCCCAAGAAAGCAGCCAGGAAGTTGATTTCCTATGTGTTGATGCTGCTGCGCAAATGGAACCAGAGCCAGAGGTTACAAATTGCAAGTTGGAGGATTCTTCTAAAGAGTCTGGTAATGCCCAAGAACAGGATGTTAAGCCTGTATGTGTTGATGCTGCTGCTCAAACAGAACCAGAGCCAGAGGTTACAAATTGTAAGTTGGAAGATTCTTCTGAAGAGTCTGGTATTGCCCAGGAAAGCAGCCAAGACGTTAAGCCTGTATGTGTTGATGCTGCTGCTCAAATGGAACCAGAGACTACAACTTGCAACTTGGAGGATGCTCAAATGGAACTAGAGACTACAGTCTGCAACTTGGAAGATGCTTCTGCAGAAGCTGGTATCACTGGAGAAACTGTTCATGATGATAACTTGGTGTATGTCGGCGAGGTTGCTCAAGTGCAATCAGGGGTTGACACAAGCGAGTTGGTAGACGCTTCTGAAGAATCTGGTGGTATTGCTCATGAAGTTGGTGAAGATGATAACTCTCCATATGTCAGTGATGATGCTCAAAGTGATTCTGGGATCGCCACATGGGAATTGGGAGAAGAATCTGCTACTGTCCAGGAAGCTGATCAGGATCAGAACTGTACAGATGTCAATGGTGGTTATACAAATGAATCGACGCTTACCGCTTGTGAACTGGCAGAGGCTTCTGAAGCATATGATATTACCCAAGAAGCTATTCAAGATGACAACATTTCAGATGTCAATGATGGTGCTCAAAAGGAATCGGGAATTATAGCATGCGAATCAGAACATGCTTGTGAAGAATCTCATATTATCCAAGAAGGGGGTGAAGATGTTAACACTGCTTGTGAAGAACCTGATATTATCCAAGAAGGGGGTGAAGATGATAAGACTGCTGGTGTCTGCGCTGGTGCTCTAAAAGAACCAGAGATTATCGCATCCGAATCGGCagatgcttgtgaagaagtttgtCATACTGAGGAAGCTAATCTCTTGACAGTTATCCAGATACCTGAGCACAACTCTGACTTCTCCGCTACTGACGGTCATGGGGAGCCCCAGAACCGACCAGCAGAAGACAATGTTGCAAAAGAATTTTCCATTGACGACATGTGCAATGTATTCAGCGGGATGAACCTCAAAGGCGATGTATATGTTGATCCTTCCGAGTCCGATATTTGTCCGAGAAACAGAATGATCATTGCCAGGAGGAGGAGAACACCTGAAGAAGATGAATACATGCGAGGTTTTAACCCAAGGGCACCGAATTTTCTTCCTCTGGAATCGGACCCGGATGCAGAGAAGGTTGATCTGAAGCATCAGACGGCGGAAGACCGCAAGAATGCCGAAGAGTGGATGATCGACTACGCGCTTCGGAGGGCGGTGAATAATCTAGGCCCTGCTCGGAAGAAGAAAGTGGAGCTTCTGGTCCAGGCCTTTGAGACTGTACTACCGCAGGATGAGAAGAAAAGCATTTCACCTACAAGGCCTGCCCAAGCTTGCAACTGA